TTTTAGCTTACCATCTGGTGTTGTGAGCGGCGTCCATTCATAGCCGTTATCAGACGTAGCGGCATATACATGATGCTCTCCCCAATACATCCAGTATTTGCCATTTACTTTGGAAATGACCAGTTGCCCATTATTTACCTCAGTAAGGATGGAAGCAGATTTGGATGCAATATCCCGGAAGGCCCCTTTGAATACCGGACCTTTTTTCTCCCAGTGAACCAGGTCTTTGGATAGTGCAGCTCCTAAACGCGGCACTTTATTGTTCCATTCTGTATACAATACAAGGTAGGTACCCTCTTTTGTCACTGCTACGCGGGGATCTTCACAACCACCTTTCCATTCAAATTCTTTTGCGTTGTCATTGTCAGGGAACAAAACAGGTTCTTTAGAGCGGGTTTTAATCAAAAGCCCGTCTTCACTGGTGGCCAGACCAACACGTGAGGTGCGCATACCAATGCCCTTGCCAGAGCGGTCTTCTGCTCTGTACAAAATACAAACCTTGCCATCCTTTAATACGGCGGCAGGATTGAATGTATCATTGGATTCCCAACCTACCAGTTCCCCCGTCATAGGGTCGCGGAAACTCGTTGTAGAATCAGGGCTTATTAAAGGATTTACACCCGCAGGACGCACGAATGGACCTAGTGCCCAACCACCGGCAGCAGTAAGCGAAAATGGCCTGTCTGCTGGCTTTACTCCTCTTTGTTTATTTGGCTCTGGTCCCATTACAAGGTGCAACACCCCTCCATTCATAATTGCATTATGCGTGATATAATTATGTTCATAAGGCACTCCATTCAAAGTCGCTGACTGGATATATACATTCCGGGGACTATTATTTTCCGCTTCTACTATGAACTGTTTGTTATTCTCAAGGGTGATCGTCATCTTTGGAAACAAAGGACTCCCAATCACATACTGATCTGTTCCGGGACATACACTATAAAACCCTGCAGCACTCAGCACATACCAGCTTGACATCTGCCCCTGATCTTCATCTCCGGGGTAGCCATTCTCAGTAGCATTGTACATATTCTGCATGATCTGTCTTACATGCCACTGGGTTTTCCAGGGCTGCCCGGCGTAGTTATATAAATAAACCAGGTGGTGGATTGGTTCATTCCCCTGCGCATACTGCCCCATGTTGAATTCGGCCATCTCCGTCATTTCATGGATCACCTGACCATACCCTCCAACTTTGATAGTACCCGGTATGCTGAATACGGAATCGATCTTATTCGTAAACTGTTGCTCCCCGTGCATCAGGTTGATCAATCCCTGCACATCATGGAATACTGACCATGTCCAGTGCCAAGCATTCCCTTCTGTATATGGACCACCCCAGTCCAAAGGATCGAACGGCATTACCCAATTTCCTTCTGCATCTTTTGCACGCATGAAACCAGTAGCAGGATCATACAGGTTTTTGTAATTATACATCTGGCGACTAAACACTTGCTCATAGAATGGCTGGTTCGTCATCTTTGCCAGCTGGTAACCACAGAAGTCATCATAGGCGAATTCCAACGTCCAGGAAGTGGCCCCTAATGTCTTTTCTGAATAAGGGCAATACCCCATTTCATAATACTCCTTGGAACCGGGTCTGCCATTCGCACTACCCCATGGACCTTTGTTGGTTGCCTCGTGGAAGTATGCTTTCAGGGCTTTTTGTGGATCAAAGGTGCGGATACCTTTTGCCCAGGCATCTGTCAATAGAGATATGGCATGATTGCCCAGCATTCCTCCTGTTTCGCCCGGAAATGACCAGGCAGGGAACCAGCCACATTGCTCCTGTGCATCCAGCAATGCCTGCATATAACGGCCTTCCATGGTTGGATGCATAATTGTATTCAAAGGAAATTGGCCCCTGAAGGTATCCCAAAAACCATTATCTGTATACATATACCCGGCATGGATCTTTCCATCGTAAGGACTGAAGTAGTATGGATTGCCCTCTTTGTCATATTCGAAGAACTGATGTGAGAAGAGATTGGCGTGGTAGAGACAGGAATAGAAAGTTGCCTTTTGTTCTGCTGTACCTCCTTCTACTTTCATCCTGGATAAGAGAGCATTCCAAACTTTATCGGCAGCAGTATGGGTATCTTCTAATTTTTTGAAAGTCCCCAACTCACGCTGTAATGTCAGTGTTGCCTGCTCTGGACTGATATAAGAAGAAGCTACCTTTGCTTCTACTTGTTTTGCATTGCCAAAGTCGATGTATGCACCCATACCTTCGCCTTCTCCTTCAGAATTATTTGCATTTATTTTATTATGCTGCCATGTACCATACGCCTTAAAAGGCTTGTCAAATGTGATCTCAAAATAATTACGGAAGTTCTGTGGCGCCCATCTGGCATTATTGACATAACCAGTAATCTTACGAGCCGAAGGATCTATCTTCACCTGGCTCATTTTGGTATACCCATCCAATAGAATTATAGATTTCTTAGAAGGAAATGAAAAACGAAAATGCGCCCCTCTTTCTGTCGGAGAGAATTCCGTTTTTATACCATTGTCAAAAGTGACTTTATAATAACCGGGTTGTGCGATTTCATTTTCATGTTTAAAAGAGGCGGCACGTTCATCCTCATTCACTACCAGTTCTGACTCAGGGAACAGCGAAAACACCGCATAGTCATTTACCCATGAGCTACACTGGTGTGATTGCTGAAAACCCCTGATCGTATGTACAAAATACTGGTACTTCCAGCCATCTCCATTCTTACCTGTTTGCGGGGTCCACGTATTCATGCCAAAAGGTAACGCTGTAGCCGGATAGGTATTACCATAAGAAAATTCATACTTGCTATTGGTTCCCTGCCTTGTATTTACATAGTTCACCTGGCTCATGCCATGCATAACTACAATGCACTGTAACAAGGCTAATAATAATTGCTTCATCAATGAGTTAGTTTAAGTCTGAGAAACCGTGGACGATATAAATGTGGATGTTTTTGCAGGTCGTTAAAGAATTCTATTGAATTCACATTATAACTGATCAATAGTTCACCCGGTGCAGAGATGCCCGGATGCGCCTTGGCATTGTACATCACATAGGTTTTTTCTTCCGCATCCTTACTGCAATCCCATAATTTGATCACAGGGCCAAAAGGACCAATAGGCGTAGTACCTACCCGCATACCAATGGTTGTACTTAAACCGCCTTCCTGGAAAATAAGCGCGTATTTACCATCTGGCAACGGCGATACACTGAGTTCATTGGATACTTTATTTGTTACATCAACGGCCTTATTCATTTCCTTCACCCATGTCTTGCCATTATAAAAACGCCATTGATCAAAGTGATCAAATTCTGCAGGCTTTACCCTCGCTACGACCATTCCCTTTTCCATACCATGTACACCATAGATGTATACATAGCCATCCGGTGCTGGCGCACCCGCTTTCTTTGTATTGACATAGATACCTGCTCCATAAGAGCCGATCTGCCCCGATTTATCTGTAAAAAAGAATGGTGTATCCATCTGCTCGTACTTTGTAAATGGAGGTGTTGTGCCCTTGGAGATCTTAATCAGTGTATTACCTACTTCCCTGAAACCAAATGCTTCCTGTG
This Chitinophaga sancti DNA region includes the following protein-coding sequences:
- a CDS encoding GH92 family glycosyl hydrolase — protein: MKQLLLALLQCIVVMHGMSQVNYVNTRQGTNSKYEFSYGNTYPATALPFGMNTWTPQTGKNGDGWKYQYFVHTIRGFQQSHQCSSWVNDYAVFSLFPESELVVNEDERAASFKHENEIAQPGYYKVTFDNGIKTEFSPTERGAHFRFSFPSKKSIILLDGYTKMSQVKIDPSARKITGYVNNARWAPQNFRNYFEITFDKPFKAYGTWQHNKINANNSEGEGEGMGAYIDFGNAKQVEAKVASSYISPEQATLTLQRELGTFKKLEDTHTAADKVWNALLSRMKVEGGTAEQKATFYSCLYHANLFSHQFFEYDKEGNPYYFSPYDGKIHAGYMYTDNGFWDTFRGQFPLNTIMHPTMEGRYMQALLDAQEQCGWFPAWSFPGETGGMLGNHAISLLTDAWAKGIRTFDPQKALKAYFHEATNKGPWGSANGRPGSKEYYEMGYCPYSEKTLGATSWTLEFAYDDFCGYQLAKMTNQPFYEQVFSRQMYNYKNLYDPATGFMRAKDAEGNWVMPFDPLDWGGPYTEGNAWHWTWSVFHDVQGLINLMHGEQQFTNKIDSVFSIPGTIKVGGYGQVIHEMTEMAEFNMGQYAQGNEPIHHLVYLYNYAGQPWKTQWHVRQIMQNMYNATENGYPGDEDQGQMSSWYVLSAAGFYSVCPGTDQYVIGSPLFPKMTITLENNKQFIVEAENNSPRNVYIQSATLNGVPYEHNYITHNAIMNGGVLHLVMGPEPNKQRGVKPADRPFSLTAAGGWALGPFVRPAGVNPLISPDSTTSFRDPMTGELVGWESNDTFNPAAVLKDGKVCILYRAEDRSGKGIGMRTSRVGLATSEDGLLIKTRSKEPVLFPDNDNAKEFEWKGGCEDPRVAVTKEGTYLVLYTEWNNKVPRLGAALSKDLVHWEKKGPVFKGAFRDIASKSASILTEVNNGQLVISKVNGKYWMYWGEHHVYAATSDNGYEWTPLTTPDGKLKELMSPRKGYFDSDLTECGPPAVKTEQGIVLLYNGKNNAANGDKRYTANTYAAGQALFDSEHPDQLLDRLDQPFLIPQEAFEKSGQYPAGTVFIEGLVLFNNKWFLYYGCADSRVAVAVAGKKE
- a CDS encoding DUF4185 domain-containing protein; its protein translation is MKRLLFTLSGLVLLANLQAQYKVEEAPEWSALFIRNNGWFGGDGIYSIPFNGVENRQSDSLLFIFSDSMIGKIENDSLQPGSRMIHNSVATWNGHEMIFSWPENEQHEAISVFEPGTPLTEKNDYYWLGDGFVNQEQDNTLYIFGYRIRNVSQEAFGFREVGNTLIKISKGTTPPFTKYEQMDTPFFFTDKSGQIGSYGAGIYVNTKKAGAPAPDGYVYIYGVHGMEKGMVVARVKPAEFDHFDQWRFYNGKTWVKEMNKAVDVTNKVSNELSVSPLPDGKYALIFQEGGLSTTIGMRVGTTPIGPFGPVIKLWDCSKDAEEKTYVMYNAKAHPGISAPGELLISYNVNSIEFFNDLQKHPHLYRPRFLRLKLTH